The proteins below are encoded in one region of Belonocnema kinseyi isolate 2016_QV_RU_SX_M_011 chromosome 1, B_treatae_v1, whole genome shotgun sequence:
- the LOC117172859 gene encoding 2-oxoglutarate dehydrogenase, mitochondrial isoform X6, whose amino-acid sequence MYKARTVFNALTPLAPRVCGAERFASWLVRSHSLARTSQAIIPESGRRYSSRVATEPFLNGSSSSYVEEMYNAWLQDPSSVHVSWDSFFRNSTAGAAPGQAYQAPPSLAPSYNQVPLGSLLPYSSGSQIGQVPVNEKVIDDHLAVQAIIRSYQIRGHHIAKLDPLGINSADLDDRHPQELLYNYYSFEESDMDRVFKLPSTTFIGGKDKSLPLREILKRLESTYCGHIGVEFMFINSLEQCNWIRQKMETPGITEVTNDEKRLILARLTRATGFEAFLAKKWTSEKRFGLEGCEILIPAMKQVIDKSTELGVESIVMGMPHRGRLNVLANVCRKPLSQIFTQFAALEAADDGSGDVKYHLGTYIERLNRVTNKNIRLAVVANPSHLEAVDPVVQGKTRAEQFYRGDGEGKKVMSILLHGDAAFCGQGIVFETMHLSDLPDYTTHGTIHIVANNQIGFTTDPRHSRSSPYCTDVARVVNAPIFHVNSDDPEAVMHVCKMAAEWRATFHKDVVIDIVSYRRNGHNEADEPMFTQPLMYRKIKNTPRVLDKYSSKLVQEGVVTEEEVKDVKDKYEKICEEAYGNAKQETHIKYKDWLDSPWSGFFEGKDPLKVSPTGVKEDTLVHIGKKFSSPPPNAAEFVVHKGIERILKARMEMIESRQIDWALGEAMAFGSLLKEGIHVRLSGQDVERGTFSHRHHVLHHQTVDKATYRQLCYLYPDQAPYTVCNSSLSEYGVLGFELGYSMTNPNALVIWEAQFGDFNNTAQCIIDQFISSGQAKWVRQSGLVMLQPHGLEGQGPEHSSARLERFLQMSSDDPDYFPPESEEFAVRQLHDINWIVANCTTPANLFHILRRQIALPFRKPLIIMTPKSLLRHPEARSSFDLMTENTQFLRIIPEEGVAAESPNGVKRLIFCSGKVYYELKKSRKERGLEDKVAIARVEQISPFPYDLVKKEAEKYSDAQLIWCQEEHKNQGAWNYVQPRFHTALNGTRTASYVGRPTAASPATGSKAQHTRELKQLLDDSFNL is encoded by the exons ATGTATAAGGCTAGGACAGTATTCAACGCCCTGACTCCATTGGCCCCACGAGTTTGTGGGGCTGAAAGGTTTGCATCATGGCTGGTGCGCAGCCATTCTTTGGCCAGGACGAGTCAGGCAATTATCCCTGAATCAGGGCGACGATATAGCAGCCGGGTTGCCACTGAGCCTTTCCTGAACGGAAGTTCCAGTTCCTACGTGGAAGAAATGTACAACGCCTGGCTTCAAGATCCTAGCAGCGTTCATGTG TCATGGGATAGTTTCTTCCGCAACAGCACAGCTGGGGCTGCTCCAGGACAGGCTTATCAAGCTCCACCATCTCTAGCTCCAAGTTACAATCAAGTTCCACTCGGATCTTTATTGCCCTACAGCAGTGGATCCCAAATCGGCCAAGTGCCCGTCAATGAAAAAGTCATTGACGATCACCTGGCCGTTCAAGCCATCATTCGATCCTACCAg ATTCGTGGCCACCATATCGCTAAATTGGACCCGCTTGGCATCAACAGTGCTGATCTTGATGACAGGCATCCCCAAGAGTTGCTCTATAATTATTACTCATTCG AGGAGTCGGACATGGATCGAGTTTTCAAATTACCGTCCACCACCTTTATCGGCGGGAAGGATAAATCACTCCCGCTGCgtgaaatcttgaaaagattGGAGTCAACTTATTGCGGACATATTGGAGTGGAATTTATGTTTATTAATTCCCTTGAGCAGTGCAATTGGATTCGACAGAAGATGGAAACTCCGGGTATTACGGAAGTTACGAACGATGAGAAACGTCTCATTTTGGCGAGATTGACTCGAGCCACTGG GTTCGAAGCCTTTTTAGCCAAGAAATGGACTTCAGAAAAGAGATTTGGCCTCGAAGGTTGTGAAATTCTGATCCCAGCGATGAAGCAAGTGATTGACAAATCTACCGAACTTGGCGTTGAATCCATAGTGATGGGAATGCCACACAGAGGTCGTCTCAATGTACTAGCAAATGTCTGCAGAAAACCACTCAGCCAGATATTCACGCAGTTTGCTGCACTTGAAGCCGCCGATGAT GGTTCAGGAGACGTCAAGTATCATCTTGGAACTTATATCGAACGTCTCAATAGAGTAACGAACAAGAATATTCGCCTCGCAGTTGTTGCGAATCCTTCTCACCTCGAAGCTGTCGATCCCGTCGTCCAGGGAAAAACAAGAGCTGAACAGTTCTACCGAGGAGATGGAGAAGGCAAAAAG GTCATGTCTATTCTTTTGCACGGCGACGCAGCTTTCTGTGGTCAGGGAATCGTCTTCGAGACAATGCACTTGTCCGATTTGCCTGATTACACAACCCACGGAACAATTCACATCGTCGCGAATAATCAGATCGGTTTCACGACCGATCCTAGGCATTCGCGCTCGTCTCCTTACTGCACAGACGTTGCACGAGTTGTGAACGCGCCAATTTTCCATGTCAACTCTGACGATCCGGAGGCGGTGATGCACGTTTGCAAAATGGCAGCCGAATGGAGAGCGACTTTCCATAAAGACGTCGTTATTGACATTGTGTCTTACAGACGAAACGGACACAATGAGGCCGACGAACCAATGTTTACCCAACCACTTATGTAccgcaaaattaaaaacactccAAGAGTTCTCGATAAATATTCTAGCAAGTTGGTCCAGGAAGGAGTGGTCACTGAAGAGGAAGTCAAG GATGTTAAAGACAAATATGAAAAGATCTGCGAAGAAGCCTATGGAAACGCGAAGCAGGAGACCCACATCAAATACAAGGACTGGCTTGACTCACCCTGGTCTGGTTTCTTCGAGGGAAAAGACCCGCTGAAAGTTTCTCCAACTGGAGTGAAAGAGGACACTCTGGTTCACATTGGCAAGAAATTCTCCTCGCCTCCACCGAATGCGGCCGAGTTTGTCGTCCACAAAGGTATCGAGCGTATCTTGAAGGCCCGAATGGAAATGATTGAGTCTAGGCAAATTGATTGGGCGTTGGGAGAAGCCATGGCGTTTGGCTCGCTTCTTAAGGAGGGAATCCACGTGAGATTATCGGGACAGGATGTCGAACGCGGTACTTTCTCTCACAGGCATCACGTGTTGCATCATCAAACTGTCGATAAGGCGACATACAGACAGCTCTGCTATCTTTACCCGGATCAGGCGCCATACACTGTGTGCAATAGTTCTCTCTCTGAATATGGAGTCCTCG GATTCGAGTTGGGATATTCGATGACAAACCCGAACGCTCTCGTAATTTGGGAAGCTCAATTTGGAGATTTCAACAACACTGCACAGTGCATCATCGATCAGTTTATCAGCAGTGGCCAAGCGAAATGGGTTCGTCAGTCCGGTCTTGTGATGCTCCAACCCCACGGTCTTGAAGGCCAG GGCCCAGAGCATTCGAGCGCTCGATTAGAACGTTTCCTCCAGATGTCGTCTGACGACCCAGACTATTTTCCACCAGAGAGCGAGGAATTTGCAGTTCGCCAACTCCACGACATCAACTGGATCGTCGCAAACTGCACGACACCCGCCAATTTATTCCACATTCTCCGTCGCCAGATTGCCCTTCCCTTCCGCAAACCATTGATCATCATGACACCCAAATCTCTCCTGAGACATCCAGAAGCCAGGTCCAGTTTCGACTTGATGACGGAGAATACACAATTCTTGAGAATTATTCCCGAGGAAGGTGTCGCTGCTGAAAGTCCCAATGGAGTCAAGAGGCTCATTTTCTGCTCGGGAAAGGTTTATTACGAACTGAAGAAATCGAGGAAAGAGAGGGGACTCGAAGATAAAGTAGCAATCGCAAGGGTGGAACAG ATCTCTCCATTCCCCTATGATCTTGTCAAGAAAGAGGCTGAGAAATACTCTGATGCTCAACTCATTTGGTGCCAAGAGGAGCACAAAAACCAGGGAGCGTGGAATTATGTTCAACCCAGATTCCACACAGCTCTTAACGGCACACGAACAGCATC
- the LOC117172859 gene encoding 2-oxoglutarate dehydrogenase, mitochondrial isoform X1: MYKARTVFNALTPLAPRVCGAERFASWLVRSHSLARTSQAIIPESGRRYSSRVATEPFLNGSSSSYVEEMYNAWLQDPSSVHVSWDSFFRNSTAGAAPGQAYQAPPSLAPSYNQVPLGSLLPYSSGSQIGQVPVNEKVIDDHLAVQAIIRSYQIRGHHIAKLDPLGINSADLDDRHPQELLYNYYSFGKIPRTTYAQDLRNRVAALMKKESDMDRVFKLPSTTFIGGKDKSLPLREILKRLESTYCGHIGVEFMFINSLEQCNWIRQKMETPGITEVTNDEKRLILARLTRATGFEAFLAKKWTSEKRFGLEGCEILIPAMKQVIDKSTELGVESIVMGMPHRGRLNVLANVCRKPLSQIFTQFAALEAADDGSGDVKYHLGTYIERLNRVTNKNIRLAVVANPSHLEAVDPVVQGKTRAEQFYRGDGEGKKVMSILLHGDAAFCGQGIVFETMHLSDLPDYTTHGTIHIVANNQIGFTTDPRHSRSSPYCTDVARVVNAPIFHVNSDDPEAVMHVCKMAAEWRATFHKDVVIDIVSYRRNGHNEADEPMFTQPLMYRKIKNTPRVLDKYSSKLVQEGVVTEEEVKDVKDKYEKICEEAYGNAKQETHIKYKDWLDSPWSGFFEGKDPLKVSPTGVKEDTLVHIGKKFSSPPPNAAEFVVHKGIERILKARMEMIESRQIDWALGEAMAFGSLLKEGIHVRLSGQDVERGTFSHRHHVLHHQTVDKATYRQLCYLYPDQAPYTVCNSSLSEYGVLGFELGYSMTNPNALVIWEAQFGDFNNTAQCIIDQFISSGQAKWVRQSGLVMLQPHGLEGQGPEHSSARLERFLQMSSDDPDYFPPESEEFAVRQLHDINWIVANCTTPANLFHILRRQIALPFRKPLIIMTPKSLLRHPEARSSFDLMTENTQFLRIIPEEGVAAESPNGVKRLIFCSGKVYYELKKSRKERGLEDKVAIARVEQISPFPYDLVKKEAEKYSDAQLIWCQEEHKNQGAWNYVQPRFHTALNGTRTASNGGDDKNSGGWFGSWFSSSKPEKTKTVSESQTDESTKPVQRETRYVGRPTAASPATGSKAQHTRELKQLLDDSFNL; this comes from the exons ATGTATAAGGCTAGGACAGTATTCAACGCCCTGACTCCATTGGCCCCACGAGTTTGTGGGGCTGAAAGGTTTGCATCATGGCTGGTGCGCAGCCATTCTTTGGCCAGGACGAGTCAGGCAATTATCCCTGAATCAGGGCGACGATATAGCAGCCGGGTTGCCACTGAGCCTTTCCTGAACGGAAGTTCCAGTTCCTACGTGGAAGAAATGTACAACGCCTGGCTTCAAGATCCTAGCAGCGTTCATGTG TCATGGGATAGTTTCTTCCGCAACAGCACAGCTGGGGCTGCTCCAGGACAGGCTTATCAAGCTCCACCATCTCTAGCTCCAAGTTACAATCAAGTTCCACTCGGATCTTTATTGCCCTACAGCAGTGGATCCCAAATCGGCCAAGTGCCCGTCAATGAAAAAGTCATTGACGATCACCTGGCCGTTCAAGCCATCATTCGATCCTACCAg ATTCGTGGCCACCATATCGCTAAATTGGACCCGCTTGGCATCAACAGTGCTGATCTTGATGACAGGCATCCCCAAGAGTTGCTCTATAATTATTACTCATTCG GAAAGATTCCTCGAACCACTTACGCTCAAGATCTACGAAATCGGGTAGCAGCTCTTATGAAAA AGGAGTCGGACATGGATCGAGTTTTCAAATTACCGTCCACCACCTTTATCGGCGGGAAGGATAAATCACTCCCGCTGCgtgaaatcttgaaaagattGGAGTCAACTTATTGCGGACATATTGGAGTGGAATTTATGTTTATTAATTCCCTTGAGCAGTGCAATTGGATTCGACAGAAGATGGAAACTCCGGGTATTACGGAAGTTACGAACGATGAGAAACGTCTCATTTTGGCGAGATTGACTCGAGCCACTGG GTTCGAAGCCTTTTTAGCCAAGAAATGGACTTCAGAAAAGAGATTTGGCCTCGAAGGTTGTGAAATTCTGATCCCAGCGATGAAGCAAGTGATTGACAAATCTACCGAACTTGGCGTTGAATCCATAGTGATGGGAATGCCACACAGAGGTCGTCTCAATGTACTAGCAAATGTCTGCAGAAAACCACTCAGCCAGATATTCACGCAGTTTGCTGCACTTGAAGCCGCCGATGAT GGTTCAGGAGACGTCAAGTATCATCTTGGAACTTATATCGAACGTCTCAATAGAGTAACGAACAAGAATATTCGCCTCGCAGTTGTTGCGAATCCTTCTCACCTCGAAGCTGTCGATCCCGTCGTCCAGGGAAAAACAAGAGCTGAACAGTTCTACCGAGGAGATGGAGAAGGCAAAAAG GTCATGTCTATTCTTTTGCACGGCGACGCAGCTTTCTGTGGTCAGGGAATCGTCTTCGAGACAATGCACTTGTCCGATTTGCCTGATTACACAACCCACGGAACAATTCACATCGTCGCGAATAATCAGATCGGTTTCACGACCGATCCTAGGCATTCGCGCTCGTCTCCTTACTGCACAGACGTTGCACGAGTTGTGAACGCGCCAATTTTCCATGTCAACTCTGACGATCCGGAGGCGGTGATGCACGTTTGCAAAATGGCAGCCGAATGGAGAGCGACTTTCCATAAAGACGTCGTTATTGACATTGTGTCTTACAGACGAAACGGACACAATGAGGCCGACGAACCAATGTTTACCCAACCACTTATGTAccgcaaaattaaaaacactccAAGAGTTCTCGATAAATATTCTAGCAAGTTGGTCCAGGAAGGAGTGGTCACTGAAGAGGAAGTCAAG GATGTTAAAGACAAATATGAAAAGATCTGCGAAGAAGCCTATGGAAACGCGAAGCAGGAGACCCACATCAAATACAAGGACTGGCTTGACTCACCCTGGTCTGGTTTCTTCGAGGGAAAAGACCCGCTGAAAGTTTCTCCAACTGGAGTGAAAGAGGACACTCTGGTTCACATTGGCAAGAAATTCTCCTCGCCTCCACCGAATGCGGCCGAGTTTGTCGTCCACAAAGGTATCGAGCGTATCTTGAAGGCCCGAATGGAAATGATTGAGTCTAGGCAAATTGATTGGGCGTTGGGAGAAGCCATGGCGTTTGGCTCGCTTCTTAAGGAGGGAATCCACGTGAGATTATCGGGACAGGATGTCGAACGCGGTACTTTCTCTCACAGGCATCACGTGTTGCATCATCAAACTGTCGATAAGGCGACATACAGACAGCTCTGCTATCTTTACCCGGATCAGGCGCCATACACTGTGTGCAATAGTTCTCTCTCTGAATATGGAGTCCTCG GATTCGAGTTGGGATATTCGATGACAAACCCGAACGCTCTCGTAATTTGGGAAGCTCAATTTGGAGATTTCAACAACACTGCACAGTGCATCATCGATCAGTTTATCAGCAGTGGCCAAGCGAAATGGGTTCGTCAGTCCGGTCTTGTGATGCTCCAACCCCACGGTCTTGAAGGCCAG GGCCCAGAGCATTCGAGCGCTCGATTAGAACGTTTCCTCCAGATGTCGTCTGACGACCCAGACTATTTTCCACCAGAGAGCGAGGAATTTGCAGTTCGCCAACTCCACGACATCAACTGGATCGTCGCAAACTGCACGACACCCGCCAATTTATTCCACATTCTCCGTCGCCAGATTGCCCTTCCCTTCCGCAAACCATTGATCATCATGACACCCAAATCTCTCCTGAGACATCCAGAAGCCAGGTCCAGTTTCGACTTGATGACGGAGAATACACAATTCTTGAGAATTATTCCCGAGGAAGGTGTCGCTGCTGAAAGTCCCAATGGAGTCAAGAGGCTCATTTTCTGCTCGGGAAAGGTTTATTACGAACTGAAGAAATCGAGGAAAGAGAGGGGACTCGAAGATAAAGTAGCAATCGCAAGGGTGGAACAG ATCTCTCCATTCCCCTATGATCTTGTCAAGAAAGAGGCTGAGAAATACTCTGATGCTCAACTCATTTGGTGCCAAGAGGAGCACAAAAACCAGGGAGCGTGGAATTATGTTCAACCCAGATTCCACACAGCTCTTAACGGCACACGAACAGCATC
- the LOC117172859 gene encoding 2-oxoglutarate dehydrogenase, mitochondrial isoform X5, producing MYKARTVFNALTPLAPRVCGAERFASWLVRSHSLARTSQAIIPESGRRYSSRVATEPFLNGSSSSYVEEMYNAWLQDPSSVHVSWDSFFRNSTAGAAPGQAYQAPPSLAPSYNQVPLGSLLPYSSGSQIGQVPVNEKVIDDHLAVQAIIRSYQARGHLVSDLDPLGIMQSESIHKHYAARRGSPEQVARQYMLEESDMDRVFKLPSTTFIGGKDKSLPLREILKRLESTYCGHIGVEFMFINSLEQCNWIRQKMETPGITEVTNDEKRLILARLTRATGFEAFLAKKWTSEKRFGLEGCEILIPAMKQVIDKSTELGVESIVMGMPHRGRLNVLANVCRKPLSQIFTQFAALEAADDGSGDVKYHLGTYIERLNRVTNKNIRLAVVANPSHLEAVDPVVQGKTRAEQFYRGDGEGKKVMSILLHGDAAFCGQGIVFETMHLSDLPDYTTHGTIHIVANNQIGFTTDPRHSRSSPYCTDVARVVNAPIFHVNSDDPEAVMHVCKMAAEWRATFHKDVVIDIVSYRRNGHNEADEPMFTQPLMYRKIKNTPRVLDKYSSKLVQEGVVTEEEVKDVKDKYEKICEEAYGNAKQETHIKYKDWLDSPWSGFFEGKDPLKVSPTGVKEDTLVHIGKKFSSPPPNAAEFVVHKGIERILKARMEMIESRQIDWALGEAMAFGSLLKEGIHVRLSGQDVERGTFSHRHHVLHHQTVDKATYRQLCYLYPDQAPYTVCNSSLSEYGVLGFELGYSMTNPNALVIWEAQFGDFNNTAQCIIDQFISSGQAKWVRQSGLVMLQPHGLEGQGPEHSSARLERFLQMSSDDPDYFPPESEEFAVRQLHDINWIVANCTTPANLFHILRRQIALPFRKPLIIMTPKSLLRHPEARSSFDLMTENTQFLRIIPEEGVAAESPNGVKRLIFCSGKVYYELKKSRKERGLEDKVAIARVEQISPFPYDLVKKEAEKYSDAQLIWCQEEHKNQGAWNYVQPRFHTALNGTRTASYVGRPTAASPATGSKAQHTRELKQLLDDSFNL from the exons ATGTATAAGGCTAGGACAGTATTCAACGCCCTGACTCCATTGGCCCCACGAGTTTGTGGGGCTGAAAGGTTTGCATCATGGCTGGTGCGCAGCCATTCTTTGGCCAGGACGAGTCAGGCAATTATCCCTGAATCAGGGCGACGATATAGCAGCCGGGTTGCCACTGAGCCTTTCCTGAACGGAAGTTCCAGTTCCTACGTGGAAGAAATGTACAACGCCTGGCTTCAAGATCCTAGCAGCGTTCATGTG TCATGGGATAGTTTCTTCCGCAACAGCACAGCTGGGGCTGCTCCAGGACAGGCTTATCAAGCTCCACCATCTCTAGCTCCAAGTTACAATCAAGTTCCACTCGGATCTTTATTGCCCTACAGCAGTGGATCCCAAATCGGCCAAGTGCCCGTCAATGAAAAAGTCATTGACGATCACCTGGCCGTTCAAGCCATCATTCGATCCTACCAg GCTCGAGGCCACTTAGTCTCCGATCTGGATCCGCTGGGTATCATGCAATCTGAATCGATACACAAACATTATGCGGCTCGCAGGGGTTCTCCGGAACAAGTTGCTCGACAATATATGCTTG AGGAGTCGGACATGGATCGAGTTTTCAAATTACCGTCCACCACCTTTATCGGCGGGAAGGATAAATCACTCCCGCTGCgtgaaatcttgaaaagattGGAGTCAACTTATTGCGGACATATTGGAGTGGAATTTATGTTTATTAATTCCCTTGAGCAGTGCAATTGGATTCGACAGAAGATGGAAACTCCGGGTATTACGGAAGTTACGAACGATGAGAAACGTCTCATTTTGGCGAGATTGACTCGAGCCACTGG GTTCGAAGCCTTTTTAGCCAAGAAATGGACTTCAGAAAAGAGATTTGGCCTCGAAGGTTGTGAAATTCTGATCCCAGCGATGAAGCAAGTGATTGACAAATCTACCGAACTTGGCGTTGAATCCATAGTGATGGGAATGCCACACAGAGGTCGTCTCAATGTACTAGCAAATGTCTGCAGAAAACCACTCAGCCAGATATTCACGCAGTTTGCTGCACTTGAAGCCGCCGATGAT GGTTCAGGAGACGTCAAGTATCATCTTGGAACTTATATCGAACGTCTCAATAGAGTAACGAACAAGAATATTCGCCTCGCAGTTGTTGCGAATCCTTCTCACCTCGAAGCTGTCGATCCCGTCGTCCAGGGAAAAACAAGAGCTGAACAGTTCTACCGAGGAGATGGAGAAGGCAAAAAG GTCATGTCTATTCTTTTGCACGGCGACGCAGCTTTCTGTGGTCAGGGAATCGTCTTCGAGACAATGCACTTGTCCGATTTGCCTGATTACACAACCCACGGAACAATTCACATCGTCGCGAATAATCAGATCGGTTTCACGACCGATCCTAGGCATTCGCGCTCGTCTCCTTACTGCACAGACGTTGCACGAGTTGTGAACGCGCCAATTTTCCATGTCAACTCTGACGATCCGGAGGCGGTGATGCACGTTTGCAAAATGGCAGCCGAATGGAGAGCGACTTTCCATAAAGACGTCGTTATTGACATTGTGTCTTACAGACGAAACGGACACAATGAGGCCGACGAACCAATGTTTACCCAACCACTTATGTAccgcaaaattaaaaacactccAAGAGTTCTCGATAAATATTCTAGCAAGTTGGTCCAGGAAGGAGTGGTCACTGAAGAGGAAGTCAAG GATGTTAAAGACAAATATGAAAAGATCTGCGAAGAAGCCTATGGAAACGCGAAGCAGGAGACCCACATCAAATACAAGGACTGGCTTGACTCACCCTGGTCTGGTTTCTTCGAGGGAAAAGACCCGCTGAAAGTTTCTCCAACTGGAGTGAAAGAGGACACTCTGGTTCACATTGGCAAGAAATTCTCCTCGCCTCCACCGAATGCGGCCGAGTTTGTCGTCCACAAAGGTATCGAGCGTATCTTGAAGGCCCGAATGGAAATGATTGAGTCTAGGCAAATTGATTGGGCGTTGGGAGAAGCCATGGCGTTTGGCTCGCTTCTTAAGGAGGGAATCCACGTGAGATTATCGGGACAGGATGTCGAACGCGGTACTTTCTCTCACAGGCATCACGTGTTGCATCATCAAACTGTCGATAAGGCGACATACAGACAGCTCTGCTATCTTTACCCGGATCAGGCGCCATACACTGTGTGCAATAGTTCTCTCTCTGAATATGGAGTCCTCG GATTCGAGTTGGGATATTCGATGACAAACCCGAACGCTCTCGTAATTTGGGAAGCTCAATTTGGAGATTTCAACAACACTGCACAGTGCATCATCGATCAGTTTATCAGCAGTGGCCAAGCGAAATGGGTTCGTCAGTCCGGTCTTGTGATGCTCCAACCCCACGGTCTTGAAGGCCAG GGCCCAGAGCATTCGAGCGCTCGATTAGAACGTTTCCTCCAGATGTCGTCTGACGACCCAGACTATTTTCCACCAGAGAGCGAGGAATTTGCAGTTCGCCAACTCCACGACATCAACTGGATCGTCGCAAACTGCACGACACCCGCCAATTTATTCCACATTCTCCGTCGCCAGATTGCCCTTCCCTTCCGCAAACCATTGATCATCATGACACCCAAATCTCTCCTGAGACATCCAGAAGCCAGGTCCAGTTTCGACTTGATGACGGAGAATACACAATTCTTGAGAATTATTCCCGAGGAAGGTGTCGCTGCTGAAAGTCCCAATGGAGTCAAGAGGCTCATTTTCTGCTCGGGAAAGGTTTATTACGAACTGAAGAAATCGAGGAAAGAGAGGGGACTCGAAGATAAAGTAGCAATCGCAAGGGTGGAACAG ATCTCTCCATTCCCCTATGATCTTGTCAAGAAAGAGGCTGAGAAATACTCTGATGCTCAACTCATTTGGTGCCAAGAGGAGCACAAAAACCAGGGAGCGTGGAATTATGTTCAACCCAGATTCCACACAGCTCTTAACGGCACACGAACAGCATC